Proteins found in one Miscanthus floridulus cultivar M001 chromosome 4, ASM1932011v1, whole genome shotgun sequence genomic segment:
- the LOC136547985 gene encoding disease resistance protein RGA5-like produces the protein MDLVTGAIGILAPKLLQLLQAEYKLPKGLKKKIQFLSEELESINAALGKVAAVPPDQLDEQVKIWARQVREASYDMEDILDTFLVRVEGCPKEEHTGHGTLKRAVKKMSKLFTRAKARHDIVASAIEDIKNQLPLVAERRTRVDEIVSKTASSSAIDPRLQAMYQEVTKLVGIDGAKQELISMLSLQRGQEPNDEIKIVSVHGIEGLDKTTLAKAVYDEMKSQFDCGAFVPVGRNPDLKKVFRDILIELDKHKYTDTKLLIWDEKQLIDELKDFLRSKRYFIVVDDVWEKQSWEAIRLALVDKNRDSRIIITTRNKYEVAGSSEVYKPKALSDDNSKRLFYTRIFGEDKYPDNEVNEVSDKILKKCGGIPLAIITMASLLVGKSMGEWLEVCDSTGFRDKDTMGILSLSYYDLPLHLRTCLLYLSAFPEDHIIDKNSLIWRWIAEGFVQKKEGIGLFEVGEGYFNDLVNRSLIQAVELKHDGIIDSCRVHDMVLDLLRSLSREENFVTVLGNDVGRSSVSSARRLAYQKGTADARLENNRDAMEKMRSLIAFSYHDVKELPFWRFELLHVLYLDVYI, from the exons ATGGATCTGGTGACGGGGGCGATTGGCATCCTCGCCCCCAAGCTACtccagcttctccaagctgaatACAAGCTGCCCAAGGGCCTGAAGAAGAAAATTCAGTTTCTTTCAGAGGAGCTGGAGAGCATCAATGCCGCACTTGGCAAGGTGGCAGCCGTGCCACCTGACCAGCTTGATGAGCAGGTCAAGATCTGGGCGCGTCAAGTCAGGGAGGCATCTTATGACATGGAGGACATCCTCGACACCTTCCTGGTTCGCGTGGAGGGGTGCCCTAAGGAAGAGCACACTGGCCACGGCACGCTCAAAAGAGCCGTGAAGAAGATGAGCAAGCTGTTCACTAGGGCCAAGGCTCGCCACGACATTGTTGCAAGCGCAATTGAGGACATCAAGAATCAGCTACCACTGGTGGCTGAGCGGCGCACAAG AGTCGACGAGATTGTCTCCAAGACTGCTTCAAGTTCGGCAATTGATCCACGCCTTCAAGCTATGTACCAAGAGGTGACAAAGCTTGTTGGCATCGATGGAGCAAAGCAAGAGCTCATATCAATGCTGTCCCTCCAGAGGGGACAGGAGCCCAATGACGAGATAAAGATAGTTTCGGTTCATGGAATCGAAGGATTGGACAAGACTACTCTTGCCAAAGCAGTGTATGATGAGATGAAGTCGCAGTTTGATTGTGGGGCTTTTGTGCCGGTTGGCCGGAATCCTGATTTGAAGAAAGTCTTTAGGGACATCCTCATAGAACTTGACAAGCACAAGTACACGGATACCAAGTTATTGATATGGGATGAAAAGCAGCTCATCGACGAACTCAAAGATTTCCTTAGGAGCAAGAG ATACTTCATTGTTGTCGACGACGTATGGGAAAAACAATCTTGGGAAGCAATAAGACTGGCTTTGGTTGATAAGAATAGAGACAGTAGAATAATCATAACTACTCGAAATAAATATGAAGTCGCCGGTAGTAGCGAGGTTTACAAACCAAAAGCACTTTCAGATGATAACTCCAAAAGGTTATTTTACACAAGGATATTTGGTGAAGACAAATACCCTGACAATGAAGTGAATGAGGTGTCCGATAAAATTCTGAAGAAATGTGGTGGTATACCATTAGCTATCATCACTATGGCTAGTTTATTGGTGGGTAAGTCAATGGGAGAATGGCTTGAAGTGTGTGACTCTACTGGTTTTCGTGATAAAGATACTATGGGCATATTGTCTCTTAGCTACTATGATCTTCCCCTTCATCTAAGGACTTGCTTACTATATCTAAGTGCATTCCCAGAAGATCATATTATTGATAAGAACTCATTGATATGGAGGTGGATAGCTGAAGGTTTTGTCCAAAAGAAAGAAGGGATTGGATTATTTGAGGTTGGAGAGGGATACTTCAATGATCTTGTCAATAGAAGCTTGATCCAGGCAGTGGAGTTGAAACACGATGGTATCATAGATAGCTGTCGTGTTCATGATATGGTGCTTGATCTTCTCCGTTCTTTGTCGAGAGAAGAAAACTTTGTCACTGTATTAGGTAATGATGTAGGCAGATCATCAGTAAGCAGTGCACGCAGATTAGCTTACCAAAAGGGCACAGCAGATGCTCGCTTAGAAAATAATAGGGACGCCATGGAGAAAATGAGGTCACTCATTGCCTTCAGCTATCATGATGTTAAGGAGCTCCCATTTTGGAGATTTGAACTCCTGCATGTGCTATATTTAGATGTGTATATATGA
- the LOC136550867 gene encoding oxygen-evolving enhancer protein 2, chloroplastic-like yields the protein MASTSCFLHQSTARLGASPRLAAPRSSQLFVCKAQKPDAAADQSDVSRRAALALFAGVAAVGAKVSPAAAAYGEAANVFGKVKTNTDYIAYSGEGFKLLIPSKWNPSKEREFPGQVLRYEDNFDSNSNVSVIIQPTSKKTITEYGSPEEFLSQVDFLLGKQAFGGKTDSEGGFETGAVATANVLESSTPVVDGKQYYSVSVLTRTADGDEGGKHQLITATVSDGKLYICKAQAGDKRWFKGARKGVEKAATSFSVA from the exons ATGGCGTCCACCTCCTGCTTCCTCCACCAGTCCACCGCCCGCCTCGGCGCGTCGCCGCGCCTGGCCGCCCCGCGCAGCAGCCAGCTGTTCGTCTGCAAAGCCCAGAAGCCGGACGCCGCCGCGGATCAGAGCGACGTCTCTCGCCGCGCCGCGCTCGCGCTCTTCGCCGGCGTCGCCGCCGTCGGCGCCAAGGtgagccccgccgccgccgcctacggAGAAGCAG CCAACGTGTTCGGCAAGGTCAAGACGAACACGGACTACATCGCGTACAGCGGCGAAGGGTTCAAGCTGCTGATCCCGTCCAAGTGGAACCCCAGCAAGGAGCGGGAGTTCCCCGGGCAGGTGCTCCGCTACGAGGACAACTTCGACTCCAACAGCAACGTGTCCGTCATCATCCAGCCCACCTCCAAGAAGACCATCACCGAGTACGGCTCCCCCGAGGAGTTCCTCTCCCAGGTCGACTTCCTGCTCGGCAAGCAGGCCTTCGGCGGCAAGACCGACTCCGAG GGTGGGTTCGAGACCGGCGCTGTGGCCACGGCCAACGTCCTGGAGAGCTCCACCCCCGTGGTGGACGGCAAGCAGTACTACAGCGTGTCCGTGCTGACCAGGACGGCGGACGGCGACGAGGGCGGCAAGCACCAGCTCATCACGGCCACCGTCTCCGACGGCAAGCTCTACATCTGCAAGGCGCAGGCCGGCGACAAGAGGTGGTTCAAGGGCGCCAGGAAGGGCGTCGAGAAGGCCGCCACCTCCTTCAGCGTCGCATAA